The genomic interval GAGTGATGTATGTCATCTAAATGCAATGGGTCAACCTAAAAGCTCAGGAAGTTCAAGTATTAACCCCCTTATctggtattgttttttttttttttattctcaacATCACGGTAATTTCCGGTTTTGGGACAAATTCAATGCATTGTACAATTGAAGTAAAGACTAATGCTTTTGCTGTGTTTAGCTCATCAGAATAATTCAACAAATTTTAAATTAAGAAATACAaccatatggttttgttttcacCGAGTCCAGCCTATATAGACTGCGCTTTATGTCATGAGGAAATGATGATACCGCAATGTCGAGAATAAGATAGGATGTAGACGTAGAATAGGTCACAATTCCGAGATCGACCCCAAGcactttctttttgtcttttctgaTGTCATAAATTTCCACCAACtgtatttgtttattaattAAACTTTATTGTATCAATACCAAGGTGTTgttgacatttacattttatcTTGTAAATGTCTACATCAACTAGGACCAGGCCTGACCTTTTGGAATTGACCCCAAAATATGCTTGTTTTATTTTCCGAATACACATCTTATGATAAATTTCACTGTATTTATGTTGTTTGCTTGATCTGTACTCTTGCATCATTGCCATACAACACCAAATTAAACGTCATGACCAGGGGTGACCAAATGTTGGATACCTCTGTATATTATACAAGCAAGTATCTTAGATCTAATATCATTGCTGCCATAATATCATACCCTGTCACAGCTCAGAATAACAGCAAATTCCATTACCCTTGTTGCCTGTGGATGTACAGTACATGGTTTGAGGTTATGATAGATGTAGTGAAGTAGTCCATTTATTCCCTGATTCTGCTGTCCAACTAAACAAAAACCTGTGTCAGTGGCGGTGCTGAAAAATACAGACGTGATTAAAGTTAATACAAaagatttttatttatattagatGGAGGGCAGCCTAAAAAGTCTGAAATCAACAACCCAAAAAATTAACAATCCAAAGAGGAAATTTCACTCCGGATTAACTCCATTAGCCAAGTCGGCCAAAATGAATGTGCTACATGCCTCAGGAGAAGTTTGTCAGTTCTGTCCGATGACCTTATTGTACACTAAAAAGGGTTCtgtaataaatatgaaaatctataaataacattttatgaagaaaaaatgaatgtcatTTCCCAACAGAAACAATACAAAAAACACTCAATAGTGTTACTACTTCAAAAACTAGACCCATGTTAATTATTAGACTAAATCAATAGTCTACAACAGACAGTATTTACATGCTCATTTTTTTCCTCATCATCTCAAGCGCAGCCTCTTTTTCCTTCAGAAGTTCTTTTAAACGTTTTATTTTCTCACAGCGCTTAATCTCCTCAGGCTCCATAGGCTCTGTGGAGAACAGGTCTTTGTTAAGCACCTCTGTCGTGCTTGTGTTGTTCTCACAAGCACTGCCAGGTGGCTCCACTCCCATTTGTGATGGCGCATCTCTTCCTGTTGAGCCGTCTACTGGTCGCAAGTCACTCTTTCCTGATGTGACAGGTTGTGTGCTGATGGGAATTCCGCTACTCTGTGACCCAGATGGTTGCGCCTCACCTGGATTGTCCTGTGTTGTGTCTGCTGACGCCTCCTTCAGGGCGAGTTTATCAGCTCCAGTGGAGGCAAGTCTGTCCGTGTCTTTGGTGGTGTCTAAAGCCTTCCCTTCCAGCACGTCTTCTGACACACTGGCTGACTCTCCAGGATCACAAGCAGAAGGCACAATATTTTGAACAGGAAGAACTGTAGAAATTCCAGCATCAGCAGTCAGAGAATTGATCTTGCTCTGGAGGCTATTAAACAGTCCACACTTGGGTGAGGCATGAGGCTGGCCAGCGACTTGAGACTCGCTGGTTTGCTCCGCCATATTTCTTGAAGACTCAACTTTCCGTCGTTTGACATCTTTTGCCAAATGAACCTGCAAATGTTGGACACAATTTCAATAAATGACTTTCATTTTTCAACTGATGCTTCACTATTCAAAAAGGTGAAAAACTACAGATTGATTGAATCAACAGCCCTCTTTAGTTGATTCAGGTGTGTTAATTAAACTTGGCTAGTGTCATGATATCAATTTATCCATCCTAACGAAGCTGTAGACTGACACCTGCAGTTTTGAATACAGTAGAGAGACTGGCTTAACAATACCAGCCTCCATTACAAACGATCAACAGACAGGAGAATATAAACTATGCTGCTCAACAATAATGCAGACGTCTGTGCAAATGTATGGATCACTTCGGTCAAGTTGGAATGAAATGGACAGATTCGAAGTAGGCTGTGAGATTATAACTTAATGggatcatcagtgtctctacacatgaactcgagcattgagaacattgtttgtgtacagagtttactaaaagaaaggtCTTGAACAACTCGcttgttttttctgctcgccatcttgccagtcaaggagtgagttgtccaaaacctttctttttagtaaactatgtgcacacaaacaatgttctcaatgctcgagtttaTGTGTAAAGACAGGGGTGACCAAATGTTGGATACCTCTGTATATTATACAAGCAAGTATCTTAACATAGATTTAATATCATTGCTGCCATAATATCATATCCTGTCACAGCTCAGAATAACTGTGAATGCCATTTCCCTTGTTGCCTGTGGATATGCAGTACATGGTTTGAGGTTATGATAGATGCATTGAAGACCAAAAACGTTGTCcaaaaacctttctttttagtaaactatgtgtacacaaacaatgctcgagttcatgtgtaaagacactgatgatacttcaatcaaagtttcatgttgtgtcgagccttcttagtgttttaaaaatagcgattttgacgagatcatgtatcaaaataataGTGCCCCTACGATTCCccttcaaaaggccatttgacccaAAAACGACAACACGGagaagcttaaaagtggcgcttccgacgtaattatgcttttaaactaaagtttgattcgggtacattcacaaaaagaccctaggttgcattttggcaaGAGTTACGCCTTAAGCACCACATTTGATACTGTGATGTTAATTTGTAACGTTCTGTGTAACCTACATGTATTTAGAACTGGGTCTACTGCCAACATCAAGCAATATACTGTTTCACCTTGTAGTGGCGCTCATCCTTAATACAGCCCTCGGGAGTGCGTAGCTGAAAAGGTGCTTAAGTCAGTGGCAGAGTGCGCGCAAGAGTTGTATAAATAAGAAACGCACAGATTTTGGGGTTGCTCCTCCCAAAATGGGTAACTCCCTCCATCGTACGTAAATAACAGATTTAAGTGAAGGGGAGAATTTGTGCAGGCTGAAAAGCACTTAGTTATGTGCTTTTTTTCACTTACGCACATGGGAGAATTCGCCCCTATATGAACAATACTAGCcccgtttacatggacacttttaatCTGATTGCAAATGTAGTAATGGCGCAACCGGAATAAAAATGCCTCATGTAAACAATGCAACCGATCGGATTCAGCCTGATCCAACTAAATTTCCAATCGGATTGAGGGAGGTGGTGTACTCCGTTCTGTTGAAAATTCCACCcatgtaaacatgtaaacagGTACTCCGATTGTTGGAATACATTTAGAACTCCACAGGTGTTCTGCAGATTAAATGGCAATCGGTTTATTTAGTTCATGTCCACAGTTTGGTTGAAATCTTTAATCAGATTCATTTCAATCTGATCGGGAAAATCCGGCTACTGATACACCCCCAATCCATTAGAATTGGTCCCAATGAAATTGTTcagtggcagccatattgggtAGTTTAACCTCTAAACCTAACCTTTAGAAAAACTAGTTTGTAGTTTGTAGCATGCAGCTGCATGCTTTTGATGCAGACCTGGCATCAATGGTCCAAGCTGTATTAGTAGTTGAATGCAATGGCTCTACAGTCATTGGTTTGATGTCTACATTCTTGTCTTGGAATAAGAGCAGTTAGCTGACTGCACACCCTAGTATCCTAATCCAGGTCATCATGGTGCATCTACAGTCAAAAAGCCCCAAAATGGGTCGCACTTGTGCTTGTCCACATCAATCGCAAAACAAGTCTGTTAATGACAATGGTCAATTGAGTTGTAGCTTATGTAATCATGGAGAGAGGTCTTTCATTTTGCTGGTCCTCTTTACAGTAACTATGATTTTATAGTTACTTAAGTTTCACATTTATGCATTTTTACTGTTGTTGCTTCATATTGCCAACATATATCCACCTGAACTTACATAGATGACAGTGATTGTTTAATAGTTACCTGTGCTTCTATTAGTTTCTTTGCTTTAATCTCCATTTGAGATCCCTGGATCAGTCTGCGTATTCCCTCTAACGTGCGCTTGTTAATAGATCTGGTCTCTGAGGGCATTTCCTGTTTTTCAGAATGACTCCttttaagacaaatttgaatATCTTTTTGGATTCCAAAAAGTCGCCTCATTTTGCAGTCATATTCATGTTGGCTCTGTTGGTCCACATTCTTTATGGTAACATTAACTGGCATGGTCAAACTCTGAAAAGAAAATTGTAGAAAACATAAATACAAGTGAAACATATGAATGCAGTGGGCAAAATTTCAACTCAATAGTGCTTacaggtagcctagaaatctagacgcgcccctagcggctagtctagcaactctccgttggcttgtgagctccagaaatcgaaactcaatcaggccaatgaaatcgtgtatagagtcgttaggtgggcttaacataatgattgatggcagagttgcaacggtttggcttgaattcctgctacttgaaaacaaataagatgaatgttgctgttggctaacagtgtgaccgaagttaagcttttattaagttggcaaacgtttgaactagccaactagctccgctggtgggaaacgcatgggactcatagcgctgccgttgtcctattgcgtgcagagggaatttgaaagacaactgattatccccccccttcggactgagcactgcgaacggtgagtgcccagaccctacattttaatgtgggtctggctcgtcaggctagcttACAGGCACAATGGTAAATTTTACGCAAAACTTTTTACCCTTTGGTTTCAGGTTTCATATAGGCTAAGCCTGTATATGAggataaaaatgtttttaaaatagcAATAAACCTGCACTTGTGAAGGGTCTTGGCTGGTAGTTTCTGTCATCTGCACAGTGTCCTCAATGTTGCTGGGCTCTTCTTGAAGTACTTGATTTTCCTGACTGCTCTTGGATTCCATTCCATGCTCTTGGATTCCATGCTCAGCTGATGCCAATTCTCCATCAATTCCAGGACCGGTCCTGGCTTCTAGAGGAACATTGCACTGTTTTGCCAGACCATTGACTGAGCTGTCCTCAGGGACAGTGCTGCAACTAGTATTAAGATGGACTCCATCTCCCACGTTCTGGACATTCATCTCTGACATGTTATCCGATTTGTTTGAATTATTGCTCATCCTTGCTTCACAGTTGGCAGGAGTTTGCGCTGCATCACAATCTAATTCTTGCTCGTCAAGACGAGGATCCTCAGGTGTGATCACGTCAACCCTGATTTTTATCCCAGAAACAGGTTCAGCATTTATCACGTCCTGATCACTTCCAGTCTGCTTGCCACTGGCACAGTTTTCATGTTGATTCTCACTGCTGACTTGTTTGGTTAGTTCACTATTATTCCTCACAGGTATGGGTTGAcctgacttggtcccacctttTCCACCACATTCTTCCTTTATATCGCTTTTGCCACTAGTCTTGGGTGGAATATAGGATACAAAGATGACGTTGGAGTCATCCTCCTCAGTCGTAACTCCTGCTCCTTCCTTCACACCCTTCCCAGATGTCCCCTCAGTTTGGGGATCATCATCACAAAGATCAATGACCTCATCTGGATCAACATCTATACAAATGGGTTTAGGGTTCGGTTGAGTACCACTCGTGTGTGATCTTGAGGAGGAACTGGGAGATTCTGTTGGTTTTCTGGGAGTTGAACCCTCCTTGGCTGTTGCATGACTTTCCTGGCTAGACACACATAGCCTTGAATCTTTGTTGGTCACAAAATACACTTTACCATTGCACATGACCAAAGCATCATCTTTACTTGGGCTGATCTTCATGTGGCTCATCTGAGATGATGATGGGCTTGATGTGATTGGAGAGTTTTTTTTCATCTGTGCCacaacctttaaaatctctgaCGTCATGCAAGTTGGGGACGCTGGTACAAGACATGGAGCACTTGACCCTTCTTTTTTTGCTGAACAACCCACTTCATGGGTGTCACACTGTCACTGTCTACAACCTTTGGACTCTGTGCTGGAGTTGCTGGAGACCATGTTGAATTGTTCTTGGAAACATTTACTGTGACACATTTAGTCATGGGTGGAGCAGAGTCTTTAAGCTTGGAGGTGTCGATTTTCATTGAAGTGACTGGAGAAACGTATACAACTGTGGATGGCTTCTCTGTTGAGGCCATGTCATGTGGCAAGTTCAATATTTGCTTCTTTATGGATTGGGGGAGTGCAGATGCTGGTAGAGTTTGAACTTTAGCATCGGGAGGTATTTGGAGGTAATGCCCATTTGGCAGTTTCGGTGAACTCACAGTCACTGGTAACTGTGAAGTATTTGAACATGCTATTGATGTTCCACTGGCATTCACAGGATGTGACACCAGATTTTGAGTCCTTTTGGGAGGAACAACTGGCAATCGTACTTGCCCCACCAACACCTTTGGTGAGATCACTTGTTGCGGGCTCTTAGTTAACCGGATAGTTGTGTTAGTTGgtccttttaaaataaattttcCATCAGCAGTAGGTTCAACAACAGGTATCCTATTCTGAGAAAGAGATGGTGGCAAAATGCGGACAGGGTGAGAAAAAACAGTTGGAGCTCCTAGACAATCAATTTTGCTTGAGGTTGTCTGCATAGGAATGTACTGTCCATTGACTTTTTGAACGGGAATCAGTTTCATGACATTTTTTCCATCCGGCCCTACAGCTGGCATGACCTGGTAGAACACGCCAGTTCCCCTGGGGAAACAGAAAAcagacaagaaaagaaaaagtgatTATTGAACATCCATCATCTTGACAATTGGTTTTcctatatgattttttttatagaGGGATACTAAGGGATCTTTCAAACAAGAGTTAGATGTTAAAGCTATTTTCCAAAGTCTGCTGTGCAACAAGGATCTAGGCCAGAAGGCTGGAATATCTGTCTTTTTGTTACAAATTATCGAATTGTAGAAGGGGAAGTCACACCTGAGCGCCATTTCTAGTGTTGTCTTCCCATCCTAACTATACACATTATCTAAGGGCAAGCCAGGATGAGTAGTTGTGACTGGTAGGGACGCACCGATCTGACTTTTTCCAGTCTCGATACCGATGCCTGGGCTTTGTGCATCAGTCAATACCCAATACCGATCTGATACCATGGTTAAATTAATAAACCCCCATGTGGAAAAGACTAAAGGCATCAGGCCTGACTTAAACATTATTTTCCCTAACTAAACATTACTTTCCTAGGACAAAATCTAacaaaataacacttgcctttacttaaatgtaatgtattattactattattattcgGTTGTTAAGTCCGACGTCACGGGCCCAACAGCTTTTTGggcaaaaaaaacatttactaGCGCAGCCAGACAGTTTTTGCAACTTTATCGGttaactttaacagagcaattactatagctgtgcagccagatgatACAATCAAGAGTTCTGTGCAGGCTTCCGcgaaaaataggattttattaggttgaggATGCAAGTGAGAAGTAGGATGACAATTTCCTTAAAGGCTACACTGAATAGCAGAAAAAAagagtttattttactgtctatggagaaaACCGAGCGGCTCTGAAAGCCATTGGACCCGGAAAAAGatttattagcctattattgcaTTATCACTTAATAACcgaattattattactactattagtATTAAAAAATTGTGCACCAGCAGCAACTTGGAACAGCATTcaaattcaagttcacagctattactaaataataaatctaacaagcaaacataaaacacacaaatacataacaaCTTTCTCCCACCAAAACTAGTTTTGTGCAGATCAAAATCCCATATTAATGATTAAAACACCCCTGCTTTTTGTGTTGACCGTCACGCATTCAACGTGTTGCCTAAAAATACAACAAAAACGCATGAAGATCGTAATTAATCAATGACAAATggtggtttataaaataatgAATAGTAAACCAGAAATATAATGACAGGCAGACTGTAAAGACAAACACCAGAAATGTCTATTTAGTTTCTGGTTGGGTGTCACGGCTCAGTCTTTAAGTTGAAGTAAATTCAGATTGGCCCATGGATCTGCTAATTTCTTTTGTCTTCAAGACGACAtttggggcttaaaacaccatcgagccccaataatactatatattatcggggggcccagaattattgtatgtcatagggcccaaattatcTAGCAGCACCCCTGGATGCACCCCTAGTGACTAGGTCAAGCTGGACAAAAGTCATTTTGGATGCATGCCCGTTCACAGCTTTCCttaataattattctactttgtcttttattacttttttactacttttgcctttgttttggtaaattattttaccttgtgttttatgttgttttcttttcattatgatctttaccttttgaactattctttgaatatattgcccttctatgcttttatttgttattattgtttggttttgtttatgtaaagcacattgaatgacctctgtgtatgaaatgcgctatataaataaacttgacttgactcaaaAGAACGGCTGGAATGAAAAAAGACACAGACAATAGCCTAATTCACATCAATTCAGCAAAAGCTTTTTGATGAATGCCAACGTGACGTGAGTAGAGGTGTGAATTGTCACCTGCCCAACGATTTGATTACGATGCAGAATTTCAAGTTTCAACTCAACTGTAGGTTGCCAAGATTCTCAATAACAAGGTATCATCAGAGAGGATAAGTCAAtgggtcaatgacgtgacgCCCATATTTCTACTTCCATAAGCTGTACAACTTAcgattttaaataaaaaaggtCCATATTGGTCAGAGACATAAATCTCACATCACTTTCACTGACCAATGTACAGAATTGTTGACTGGTTATTATAGTATCAAAGTGGCAAAATGTCGTGGTAAAATggagttaaaggagaaatcctaGTGGGAGTACTAGCCATTAGCTGCAGCTACTCCAGTTCGGTAACACTGATTTTGGTCGTTATTTTCCCTATCAACAGTACTCGGCGACACACTATCTCGATGCCCAAGACAAATTTCTCTATGAAGAGACATGTCAGTTGAAGGGTGTGAACACTGCCGCCATATTGGTAGTGGCAACACTCACCCATAAATGAATGGAGACTTATGATGAGCTGAAGGAGTTTTGGGCTATAAAGTCCTCAAACTCATACATTTGAAGCGATGGGTATGAATTATATTTCATAGTTAAATGGTAGATAAACTACATgaagaaataaaaaactaaCACTATTTTAGTGGAGAAAATTAATATTTTtgagaacaataaaaaaaacacccaaacTCATTACAAAATGTCAGACAAGTGGAAACCTTCATCTTTACATAACTCCAGAAAATTACATGTTTAACAATTCCATTGGGCAAAGAAATTCACACTTTGCCTGAAGTTATCGTGCCCCCGGTGCTTAGTTTGTTCACTAATGTTATGCTGTGGCAGCAGCGAGATAACAGGTAGGCTAACATACCTTCAAACATTAGACAACAACAGGTTAATACAGTATCAATACTATTATAATATGACTATGTGACTACATGAGTAACATTAAGTTTTGAATTTTGTCATTA from Alosa alosa isolate M-15738 ecotype Scorff River chromosome 4, AALO_Geno_1.1, whole genome shotgun sequence carries:
- the lrif1 gene encoding LOW QUALITY PROTEIN: ligand-dependent nuclear receptor-interacting factor 1 (The sequence of the model RefSeq protein was modified relative to this genomic sequence to represent the inferred CDS: deleted 2 bases in 1 codon), producing MEGGTGVFYQVMPAVGPDGKNVMKLIPVQKVNGQYIPMQTTSSKIDCLGAPTVFSHPVRILPPSLSQNRIPVVEPTADGKFILKGPTNTTIRLTKSPQQVISPKVLVGQVRLPVVPPKRTQNLVSHPVNASGTSIACSNTSQLPVTVSSPKLPNGHYLQIPPDAKVQTLPASALPQSIKKQILNLPHDMASTEKPSTVVYVSPVTSMKIDTSKLKDSAPPMTKCVTVNVSKNNSTWSPATPAQSPKVVDSDSVTPMKWVVQQKEGSSAPCLVPASPTCMTSEILKVVAQMKKNSPITSSPSSSQMSHMKISPSKDDALVMCNGKVYFVTNKDSRLCVSSQESHATAKEGSTPRKPTESPSSSSRSHTSGTQPNPKPICIDVDPDEVIDLCDDDPQTEGTSGKGVKEGAGVTTEEDDSNVIFVSYIPPKTSGKSDIKEECGGKGGTKSGQPIPVRNNSELTKQVSSENQHENCASGKQTGSDQDVINAEPVSGIKIRVDVITPEDPRLDEQELDCDAAQTPANCEARMSNNSNKSDNMSEMNVQNVGDGVHLNTSCSTVPEDSSVNGLAKQCNVPLEARTGPGIDGELASAEHGIQEHGMESKSSQENQVLQEEPSNIEDTVQMTETTSQDPSQVQSLTMPVNVTIKNVDQQSQHEYDCKMRRLFGIQKDIQICLKRSHSEKQEMPSETRSINKRTLEGIRRLIQGSQMEIKAKKLIEAQVHLAKDVKRRKVESSRNMAEQTSESQVAGQPHASPKCGLFNSLQSKINSLTADAGISTVLPVQNIVPSACDPGESASVSEDVLEGKALDTTKDTDRLASTGADKLALKEASADTTQDNPGEAQPSGSQSSGIPISTQPVTSGKSDLRPVDGSTGRDAPSQMGVEPPGSACENNTSTTEVLNKDLFSTEPMEPEEIKRCEKIKRLKELLKEKEAALEMMRKKMSM